From Acidobacteriota bacterium, one genomic window encodes:
- a CDS encoding PH domain-containing protein, whose translation MSESEASTEVPIHGEYRPHLNLLVYYFLTSLLFGPFFFIPLIPRLARFRTLRYEFDEEGVSMQWGILFRREISLNYPRIQDIHLTSNFVERWLGLARLQLQTAAGSATAEMTVEGLEELEQIRDFLYSRMRGRRREGRHRAGAAPGDPRSGEAAGELGHELAGVLREVTAELRAVRQALETRGGPPGAAAGEVGEGP comes from the coding sequence ATGTCTGAGAGCGAAGCATCCACTGAGGTCCCTATCCACGGCGAATACCGCCCCCACCTCAACCTCCTGGTCTACTACTTCCTCACCTCGCTACTCTTCGGACCGTTCTTCTTCATCCCGCTGATCCCTCGTCTGGCACGATTCCGGACGCTGCGCTATGAGTTCGATGAAGAAGGGGTGAGCATGCAGTGGGGGATCCTCTTCCGGCGGGAGATCAGCCTCAACTATCCGCGCATCCAGGACATCCACCTGACCAGCAACTTCGTCGAGCGGTGGCTGGGGTTGGCGCGGCTGCAGCTGCAGACCGCCGCCGGCTCGGCGACGGCGGAGATGACCGTGGAGGGTTTGGAAGAGCTGGAGCAGATCCGCGACTTCCTCTACTCCCGCATGCGCGGCCGGCGGCGGGAAGGGCGGCATCGGGCCGGCGCGGCGCCGGGGGACCCGCGGAGTGGCGAGGCAGCCGGTGAGCTGGGCCATGAGCTGGCGGGAGTTTTGCGCGAGGTCACCGCCGAGCTGCGCGCCGTCCGGCAGGCTCTGGAGACTCGCGGGGGGCCTCCCGGGGCGGCAGCCGGTGAGGTGGGGGAGGGGCCGTGA
- a CDS encoding PH domain-containing protein, which yields MKQFLLKVLKVSERPDPPPGHDEELITFHASRRYLYYSGVSWFFKQAGALLGILFSLAYFGSFEIPFVDFGVQNTAPEPLRELTEGLPDWFAASPLRFIELIEFIALGFFAIQAVTSGLLLKLGWELRWYMVGDECLRIREGLWKVKEQTMTISKIQNMSVRQNPLQKLLGIEDLEIHTAGGGAKSSGDGDEDKGLHVGHFRGIENGAELRAQIRARMARSRGSGLGDEGDHHLQPMESSATLAGSTGGAETLAAARELLDESRRLRGALGAGPSR from the coding sequence GTGAAGCAATTCCTGCTCAAGGTGCTCAAGGTCAGCGAGCGGCCGGACCCGCCGCCGGGCCACGACGAGGAGCTGATCACCTTCCACGCCTCCCGGCGCTATCTCTACTACAGCGGCGTCAGCTGGTTCTTCAAGCAGGCGGGTGCACTGCTGGGTATCCTCTTCTCCCTCGCCTACTTCGGCAGCTTCGAGATCCCCTTCGTCGATTTCGGCGTCCAGAACACCGCTCCGGAGCCGTTGCGGGAGCTCACCGAGGGGCTCCCGGACTGGTTTGCCGCCTCACCGCTACGCTTCATCGAGCTGATCGAATTCATCGCCCTGGGCTTCTTCGCCATCCAGGCCGTCACCTCCGGCCTCCTGCTCAAGCTCGGCTGGGAGCTGCGCTGGTACATGGTGGGGGACGAATGCCTGCGCATCCGCGAGGGGCTGTGGAAGGTCAAGGAGCAGACCATGACCATCTCCAAGATCCAGAATATGTCGGTGCGCCAGAACCCGCTGCAGAAGCTCCTGGGCATCGAGGACCTGGAGATCCACACCGCCGGAGGCGGAGCCAAGAGTTCCGGCGATGGGGATGAGGACAAAGGCCTTCATGTGGGCCATTTCCGGGGCATCGAGAACGGCGCCGAGCTGCGGGCTCAGATCCGTGCCCGCATGGCACGGTCGAGGGGCTCGGGGCTGGGGGACGAGGGAGATCATCACCTGCAGCCTATGGAGAGCAGCGCTACCCTGGCGGGGAGCACCGGCGGTGCCGAGACCCTCGCCGCTGCCCGCGAGCTCCTCGACGAGAGCCGCCGGCTGCGCGGGGCTCTCGGTGCCGGCCCCTCTCGCTGA
- a CDS encoding IPTL-CTERM sorting domain-containing protein — translation MYRRVLNSLVLALLVLCSTLPAAAGIPPVMPGELLGSTGAVGASLISIDPMTGAGTTRFPLGSIGPVTEIEFRSDGVLFGATGGGSSSIITIDPDTGVETLVGVHAFGAVNGLEFVGNTLYGAFFESGGMGQEGNPNAQLVTVDQATGVLTVIGDITDINPVRGLAYDSITGTMYGVGSELTRPTEGITGDLLFTIDLATGTPTPIGNTGAEITGGIEFGPDGTLYGGIAFGGGDAAAPEGILFNDGDLVTLDPATGAATLVGSTGVNPLSGLSFVPGGIIGPGPNVIEVPTLSEVGLMLMMGLLLAAGLVVLRRG, via the coding sequence ATGTATCGTCGTGTCCTGAATTCGCTCGTCCTCGCTTTGCTCGTCCTCTGCTCCACCCTTCCCGCCGCCGCCGGTATCCCGCCGGTGATGCCCGGTGAGCTCTTGGGCTCCACCGGTGCCGTCGGCGCCTCCCTCATCTCCATCGATCCGATGACCGGCGCCGGCACCACCCGCTTCCCCCTGGGTTCCATCGGCCCGGTGACGGAAATCGAGTTCCGCTCTGACGGCGTCCTCTTCGGCGCCACCGGCGGCGGCTCCAGCAGCATCATCACCATCGATCCGGACACCGGCGTCGAGACCCTGGTGGGCGTCCACGCTTTCGGTGCCGTCAACGGCCTGGAGTTCGTCGGCAACACCCTCTACGGCGCGTTCTTCGAGAGCGGCGGAATGGGCCAGGAGGGCAACCCCAACGCCCAATTGGTCACCGTCGACCAGGCCACCGGCGTCCTCACCGTCATCGGTGACATTACCGACATCAACCCGGTCCGCGGCCTGGCCTACGACTCCATCACCGGCACCATGTACGGAGTCGGTTCGGAGCTCACCCGGCCCACCGAGGGGATCACCGGTGATCTGCTCTTCACCATCGACCTGGCCACCGGCACCCCGACCCCCATCGGCAACACCGGGGCGGAGATCACCGGCGGCATCGAATTCGGCCCCGACGGCACCCTCTACGGCGGCATCGCCTTCGGCGGCGGGGATGCGGCGGCGCCCGAAGGCATCCTGTTCAACGACGGGGACCTGGTGACCCTCGATCCGGCCACTGGCGCCGCGACCTTGGTCGGCAGCACCGGCGTCAACCCCCTGAGCGGTCTGTCCTTCGTTCCCGGCGGCATCATCGGCCCCGGCCCCAACGTCATCGAGGTCCCGACCCTCTCCGAGGTTGGCTTGATGCTGATGATGGGACTGCTGCTGGCCGCTGGCCTGGTGGTCCTGCGCCGCGGCTGA
- a CDS encoding PAS domain-containing protein, translated as MSQNPSDTKKTIDRAVIEEVQSMSEEALDDLPFGAIRLDREGTILAFNDHESQLTGRSRSQVLGKNFFTEVAPCTNVQDFAGRFREGVRQGELHAVFPYLFDFKMKPRNVWVTLFYSRGTDSAWVFVREDNPAS; from the coding sequence GTGAGCCAAAACCCGAGCGATACCAAGAAAACCATCGACCGAGCGGTCATTGAAGAGGTCCAGAGCATGTCCGAGGAGGCTCTCGACGACCTGCCCTTCGGCGCTATCCGCCTCGACCGCGAAGGCACCATCCTGGCCTTCAACGACCACGAGTCGCAGCTCACCGGCCGCTCCCGCAGCCAAGTGCTGGGCAAGAACTTCTTCACCGAGGTCGCTCCCTGCACCAACGTTCAGGATTTCGCCGGCCGCTTCCGGGAGGGAGTGCGCCAGGGCGAGCTCCACGCCGTCTTCCCCTACCTCTTCGACTTCAAGATGAAGCCGCGCAACGTCTGGGTCACCCTCTTCTACAGCCGCGGCACCGACTCCGCCTGGGTCTTCGTACGCGAGGACAATCCCGCCTCCTGA